AATGCTTACGCCTGGATGGATGGATGGAACGATTTCAGTCAGCTGATTAAAACAGTATCAGCCATATTTAGGTACTAAACGTCTTCATTTTTATTCTATCACTCTGAACGAATTAAATTTAATATTTTCATCATCCCGATATGTTATGAGTAATGGAAGCCAGCTATTCAATTATGGAAAACACAATTGTTAATATCTGGTTCAGTTTTCACATGTGTGACAATAATATTCCAGTGTGAATTAATTTGATTTCAATATTCGTAATTCTGCGCAAAAGGTTCAAAAGTCTCTTTAACAGAAGGAGAGCACTTGCAATCATTCTTTTTAGCCTGTGTGTGATTATATTCGGCACTGTGGCATTCTATCTTGCTGAACCTGTTCTGCCGTCCGGCCAGAAGAATACGTTGTTCCTGTCATTTTACTGGGTGATGGAAACCATAACGACTGTGGGCTACGGGGACATTTATCCGGACAGCGTATCTGCCAAAATTGTATTCTTTGCTGTAATAATTCTTGGTATTGGTGCATTTGCAATGCTTGCAACCGAGGCTTCAGCATACATTATAGACGCAAAATTTTTAGAGTTCAGGGGATTACATCGTACCGCTTTGAAAAAACATGTTATCGTCGTCGGCTATAATGACTCGACTCAGGAGTTGATCAATCAGCTTTCCAGTCATAGCATTGATGCCCTTGTTATAGAATCGGGTTCAGATGCCTCCGCCATAAAATCGAGGGGAATTAATGTCATCGCCGGCGATCCTTTGTTGAGCGAAACTCTCGAAAGGGCGGGTATAGCGGATGCATACGCACTTGTCATTTCGGAAAAGCAGGATGAGCTTGCGGTCATGGTTGCTTTGAAGGCAAGAGAGATAAATCCGTCTGTAAAGGTCGTTTCCACATGTGCCAAATTCGAAGATTATGATATAATGAATGATGCGAAGATTGACACCGTAATACCGATATCCAGGATGCACGGCGGTATGCTTGCAAATGCCGTGACAGATTCAAATGGTATGTCCTTTCTCCTGGATATAATTACTGAGGAGAATGGCATTGCTCTGGACGAATTTGACATAACGGAGGAAACAGTGCTTTCCTCACTCCCCTTGAAACCAAATGAAAAACCGATCGCTATATGGCGCGACGGCAAGGCTACCACGATATTTGAGCCAGCGACTAAATTGAAAAAGGGAGACTCTGTCATAATTCTCAGTGCGCTTCCATCAAAATAGAAATTCATTTAGTGCATGGTGAAATTGCCGGAAGCGACACGTATGTTGTGAAGGTCTTTACCTAATAGGATCTATCCCGCTACGGATCTTCGCCACCTTGTCAAGTTTTTGCTGGTGTCCTTTAACATGCTAGGTTCTGCCCCGCCTCTTTTCGCCAGAGCAAAATCATACTTTGCCTTCAAGGAAAGCCCACGGTAAGCATCCTCGCGACAGCACTTTGTTCTCTGGTTGCAATAAGGAAGTCACACCACCTTCCTTACCACTTGTCAGATAGTATGTAACGGAAGTGTACGCCGCTGGGCCACCATAGCCGTCCCGCGATCACTTCCTCCTTTCTGCACTAGGCTTGTCCATGACGACTTGAAGTAGCACATCCTGTTCGGCTCTGGATATCGCGCTATTATCAGGCGCGCCTTGCAGTCATGTTACTGACGCCGAGGTAACGCCCCAGCAGGCGTGCTTACCAATGGTTAGCATTCGAAGAGTTCTAATGCAGCATTGCCTGACTAAGCACTTTACGGACTCCTGAGGAAGGCCTGAAGCTCTATTCGCACATGTTGCATCCATTATTATGTCGTCGAGACGCAGCAGTACGAAATGTTTCCTAGCCAAACCAACCGTATTTGGTCACGTGATGAGTTTCCAGATAATGTCGTCGTTCCTTATCCCATCGGCGGTCTTCGGCGCGATGCATGTGCTCAAAACGAGCAGTGAGGAGTGGAACTGCCACGAGATCAACTTTCAAATTCTTCTTTCTATACAGTCGCCAGAAAACTAAGTGAGGATACACATCTCGCATTACACTGTGTGCAAGTCCCAGGCATACTTTGGTATCGCTCAACTTCAGTTACACTGAGATAGTCTGAACTCGATATAACAGCTTCTGGTAATGTATATAAGCTGAGGCAACCTTCTCTCTTCTGTGAGATGATTGTGTCTTACTGTCCCAATTGTGGCAATCAGACAAATGTGGGGGCAAAATTCTGTGAGAATTGTGGTTATGCCCTCCAGAGTGCCACGGTTCAGACCATACAGACGCAGTCGCAGCGGGCTCCGGAACCCGTGTCAAAACTGGATTTTCTTAACGATGCCGTCATAAGAAATTATCCTCCCATCGCCCCAGCCACGAATCTGCCCTTCCGGCTGCAGGATGGAGAAATAATACTAAAGGAGTTCAGGCCGAAACGAAAGGTTATCGTCAAGTTCGCTTTTGGTGGGATAATAACTACCCTTTTTCTGTTACTTTTCCTG
This genomic interval from Candidatus Sysuiplasma jiujiangense contains the following:
- a CDS encoding NAD-binding protein, yielding MIIFGTVAFYLAEPVLPSGQKNTLFLSFYWVMETITTVGYGDIYPDSVSAKIVFFAVIILGIGAFAMLATEASAYIIDAKFLEFRGLHRTALKKHVIVVGYNDSTQELINQLSSHSIDALVIESGSDASAIKSRGINVIAGDPLLSETLERAGIADAYALVISEKQDELAVMVALKAREINPSVKVVSTCAKFEDYDIMNDAKIDTVIPISRMHGGMLANAVTDSNGMSFLLDIITEENGIALDEFDITEETVLSSLPLKPNEKPIAIWRDGKATTIFEPATKLKKGDSVIILSALPSK